The DNA sequence aaattgtagttaaaataattgtaacgagtaaacgccattacatttttatgagtaatggttgtgtaacgaattatcGTTTTGACTTcagtaactgtaattcgttccttttattgaggaacgactaatgccaTGCGAAAGGGCCAAAATAGTGTATATTGAATTGAACAAAGGAAAATGCTTTGAGTTTTGCTTAACAtattaaaatgacaaaatgatatttcagaAGTTGGTCATAAAAAGGACAGATCGCAATCCCTAGGATCTTTTTGGCCAGTAATGTCtagaatgatttgatttgggcTAAAACTTTATTAAACATTCTTCACCGGCAAAAGTTAAAaagtttgaatattttgaatatgctGGTTTTGGCCGAAAGATCAAAGAAGTTAATCCCATTTGTTTTCACAACTCGGGTTTACAGATAAAGCagaaaaggaacaagtctTAGTTATATTGATGAGTACATCGTTTAAAGcaattgttttgatatttttagcAATCAAGGAGAGATAAGTGTGATGTTGCATCGATATGGATCGGTCAAACACTTTTGGACCCCCTGTAGATTTAGCAACAGTAACATTTACTTTTATTGCTGAAATCTCCTTCCTCATTTAGAATTTGGGTGGCAGCGTTGTGTCTTCCGCACATTAACCTTGATTGTGTTGGTGTTTGTCGCCGGATCCATTCCGTCCTTTGGGTTGATTTTGGACTTGGTGGGCGCGAGCACGGTTACACTTCTAACGTTCGTATTTCCACCCCTGTTTTACATGATCCTTAGTAAGACATCTCAACGAGGGTGAGTCGTTCATCGTCTTGTCAATTTCCTGAAGGAGCCTTGATTTATTTCCCTCAACAGGCTTGGCTAATTGAACCTGAGTGACGATGGGCTGAGTTAGGTCCCTTTTGATAGGGAATATTGGAGCCTCTAAACACTGACAGATATGTTCCAATACGAAAATTAAAATACGACTCATTGTGACCGCGCCTGTTTGGTCGGATGTCGTTCAAATTAGCCATCATATACTATTTGATCAATGATGAGACGGTTGATTGATTAATTTTGCGGTTCTATTTTAGCTCTATTATTTCACATCACACCTTGGTCACTTAAATaatatttcaaaccaattgGCTTGACTTTAAGAAGTCTTCAGGCTATGACACTGTGTTGCGCTAATCAAATTGAATCAGGAAGAACGAATGTTCTGTAGCCAatttattgcatattttgtcaatgctgaaacaaatcaGCAACTTCTTTAGTGAGAGTTTGTCCTCTTTTAccttttccaaacaaaaaatgttgttttaaaACGACTAGTTTGTGGTTTGGTCCAGTAGCAAGTCAGGAACTTGATGATATTCAAGGGCTGCTACATCAAGTACTTGCATATCATTTATAATTTGGTTACAAGTTTTACAAGATATGTTTGTGCTAACATCCTGTAAAGAATTGATTGCTCCAATGTCGCCAGAACCATTATAATGAATGCTCTTGATTTAACGCTCTATTGTCTATAGGAATTGGAGATTTCTTTGTGCGTTGGTCAAATTCGTTTGGCATTCGGAAGGAGACCTTCGACTTGAAAGAACAAGCagtgaaaagaaataaatatgAGTTTGTTGCAAATCAGGTCTATCTATAAATGAATATCAGTTCCCCAAGATTCAGAACACATCCAAAGTATTGGAAATCAAGCTGGAGTTTTGTCTGTCGATCAAACTCTTAAATATGATTAAACGGTAGTTGCTACTGGACCAAACCTCAAACTAGCCGTAGCCGTTGGGGTGGAACTTTGCTCGCTAGTGATTATATATTTAAACAATGATTATTTTTATGGTACTGGGTGGTCTTCAGCTGATCTCCGCCTAACTAGAACATTTCATTATTGTTTCGAACTAATAGAAGTCCTCTGACAAACCCAATTCCAAAAATAATCGTTTGATAAAGTTCGATCATCTGAGAGAGTCATGGATAAGAGCTATCATCTTGGTCTTCAGCATTATTTGCCAGGCAAAAGGTAGAAGAGGTCAAACCTTCACTAAGGAGTTGCTTAATTGTTCCagtattgacaaaaatatgcaatttaGTAATCATAGTCTTTGACCTGTCTGAGTAAAGAAGCTAGGCACCATCTTAATGAAGTAAACGTCAAAAAGTTAATATTTGAAAAggatattctttcattttgagactTTGATTGTCGAGAAATTGTTATAGATTTAAATCAGCACCTGTTAGTTACTCAGTTGATCGATATTTCATACATACTTCTCTTCCAGCCGTCCTTGTTGGGTGGAAATTGGTTACTGTTTCCTTCTCATCCTGATTGGCTTGGTAGGAGGCACATTTTCCAGCATCTTTGCACTTCAAAGCATCGTTCAAAGCGTCCAATCATTCGGCACTCCTTGCTATTTACAATAGCGCCGAAAATATAACCATTCAATTAAGTGACGAATGCTTATCAAAGACAAACCCACTTAAAAGACCTTAGGAGCCGAAGCTATGGAGCTATAACTTTATTCGAACTAAGTGAAAGCATAATATGTGGGCAGGGTGACATCAGATTCTAAATGGCCTTATTTTTAGTGATATAATAAATATACTTGGCAACAATTCGAATCGTTCAGCATTGCCTACTCCCAATAAGCAAAACATTTCGATGCTCATCCAGCCTCGTTGGTCGTGGGCTGGAAATAAACGGGTGGATCCGGCTGACGAAGTGGAACGAGGGTTCCCTCGGGACAATGACTGGACCAATACATGAAACACGGCGTTCGCCGTCCGGGATCCGCTGGATCAGACTCGCTCTCGGAGCCTTTTATCACACTTCTGGTGTCTTGACTGATATACGCTTCACCGCTTTGAGTATTGACGGTCTCTTCTGTTTCGATGGTCTTCGGTACGAAGGGCAAAGCATTTGGGTTAAATTTTGTCGAGTGAAGGCGGTCCTGAGAGGCTGGTGAGGAAGTCAGTGTAATGGGCTCCGGAAAAGCCCGGGTAGAATGGTTGTCAGTGGAACTGGCCGTGGTTGGAGTGGGTGGGCTTGGACTGGGAGTGGCTATCACGGTCATGCCGGGTGGAATTGGACGAGCGGCAAACACGTGCACGTAGCTTTGGAGGGTTTCGTCATACTTGATCAGCGGACCTAAAACGCAAACGAAAGAACGTTGGAACAATATGCACGAGGTAGTTTAGATTATGGGGAGTGATGGTCGCGTGGTGGGCGGGCAATGGCCAATCTTGAGATTGTGGAGACAACTACCTGAGAGAACATAGGTTTGGTTGGGGTCGAGCTTGGGGTGTAGCGACCTCAGCATCGTGACAGCATTTTCTGAATGAAGCGATGCATGAAATTGATGGTTGTTGTGATGATGTGTCCGTCGATGTCGATGTCTCGGTAGAGGATCTCGAGATTCCGATGAATTCGCCCACGATGGGCTTGGTTTGTCACGTCGTACCATGGTTACTTGGGAACACTTCCAAGATGAATGCCAGTGGACTTCAATGGAGTTCTGCCAATAGTAGAGGAGGTTGTTTTGGTCTTCTGATCTGTGTAACTTTCTTCTGTTTTCCACTCACTCGGTCAGTTTATCCCGAAGCAGCTCGTTTCTCCCAAAATTTTGGCCCCGGTAACAGCACATGTTCACTCCATCCAGAGTGAATCGTGGTAGTACAATTTCTCGGGGAGGACAGTATCTAGTGTACTAGCATACTACTAAGCTAGCTAGTAGGCTTGATGGAAAGGAGGTCGAAACATGTCCGCTCGGAAGGCATGAAGTGTAGGCACTAGtagtacatacacacacacagtaCTCCAACATCATGGACTGCTTCAAAATTGGACAGAGGACGACGGCCATACTTGTCCTCGACTCCACTTGCCTGTCAAAATACAGAGAGCCCCCTCAGAATTAAGACTAAATAACTATTGAGCCCTATGCGTCGTCTAGGTGCGAACAAACACACGTATTAAAATGAGATGACAAACTTCATTAACCTACTTTTCGTTGATCAAGTATTGATGAAACATTGGCACAAAGAAAACAGCACTAATTCTTCCGAGAAACCTTTTCAATCTTACCAGAATGCAATCGCTAAGACATGTGATATCCAAATGAGAACTAACCATCAAGAGCGTTTCTTCTTCTACCTTAAGTCAGAAGAGCTTTAATATCAACAATTGCGTTTAAATTCATAGAATAATCTATTTGAGTTGATGCAAAAAAGTCTGTTCATGTTTGAGATACcataaaatgaaaaggaatattgaATGCTGGATAACGcatcacaaaaagaaaattcgtGATCATCATTTTCGATCTAATAATACTTGAAAAAACATAGTACTGTCAAGTAACAagtgaaaaatttcaaaaggtaCGTTTTTTACTAAAATTGATTCCATATTTATTCCTTAAGAAATAACACCTTCTTAAGCAACAGAAAAGCGTTAGAACAGCCCAAAAGAAACGAATTAAAAGAACCTCGTTTACTCAACTTCAAGGAAAGGACAAGCCATAAATTGACAAACCAATTGAGGCATTCATTAGTGTTGTCATGTTTGTTTGCGTTTTTGTCACTGAGTTCTCTTCTCCCTTGGCATTCCATCTGATGAAGACATGTTCCCGCTCTTTTATCACAGTCATTATTAGGTAACTCTTCGAAGGTTCCCTTTGGTTTCCCCCAACAGGTATCTCCGACATCACCTTAATAAACTCCATCGACGGTGAATTCCGCCTCGAATGAACTCTGCTACGGTGATTTTCCCCACATTCAAGTCCGTCGACAGCAATCTCTGCCAGGCATAAGATCCGTCAAGTGGAACTCCCCCAAAGATAACTTCGGCATGATAAAGTCCCCCAACGTG is a window from the Tigriopus californicus strain San Diego chromosome 2, Tcal_SD_v2.1, whole genome shotgun sequence genome containing:
- the LOC131893040 gene encoding uncharacterized protein LOC131893040 produces the protein MVRRDKPSPSWANSSESRDPLPRHRHRRTHHHNNHQFHASLHSENAVTMLRSLHPKLDPNQTYVLSGPLIKYDETLQSYVHVFAARPIPPGMTVIATPSPSPPTPTTASSTDNHSTRAFPEPITLTSSPASQDRLHSTKFNPNALPFVPKTIETEETVNTQSGEAYISQDTRSVIKGSESESDPADPGRRTPCFMYWSSHCPEGTLVPLRQPDPPVYFQPTTNEAG